In the genome of Nonomuraea sp. NBC_00507, the window CCAGCGACCCGACGCGGACATCGCCGTCACGAAGAGCGCGCGCTGCGCCAGCAGCATGCGCCAGCGGTTGAGATAGGTCAGCGGTGGTACGCCCGCCACGGTCCGGAAGCGTTCGGCGAACGACGTCCGCGACATCCGGGGGACCTGGCGCCTGCACCAGCGTCGTGATCCGGTCGACGTGGTCGCGCAGGGTCGGGTCGAACAGCGCAACGCAAACGAGCTGGTGGCTGTACTGATCCAACTCAAACGTGGTGTCGGTGACCTGACCCCGCGCACCGACCCCCAAGCGGCCGCCCTCCGGGTCGCGGAAGAACATCGACATGCGGAACACCACGTACGGGTTCGGCGGGTGCCACTCCCACCGCATCGCCTCCAGCCACACCCGCTGCGACCACGTGCTGTATTCGTACTCGCCGACCTTGAGGAAGACGGCTGGCTTCACCCCACGCGCCTGCCTGGGACGGGCGCGGCGCTGTCAGTGGGGCGTTCGGCCCCCGCGGCACGCGCCGAACTCACCGCCGGAGACTGAGCCGCACCATCGCCCCGTTCAAGAGTGCCCGATGATCTGGTGTGGCCGGTAGGGGGCCTCTAGGCGGGCCGTCTCCTCTTCGCTCAGGGACACCTCCACCGCCGCGATCGCGTCGTTCAGATGACCCACCTTGCTCGCCCCGACGATCGGTGCGGTCACCCCAGGCCTGCCGAGAAGCCACGCGAGCGCGAGCTGCGCCGGCGGCAGGCCTCGTTCGCCGACGACCGCACGCACCACGTCGACGACGTCGAAGTCTGCGTCCTCGTACATGCTGTCGGCCAGCCGGTCGCTGCCGGATCGGACCGTGCGCGGCCGGCTGTCGCGGTGGCGGCTCCCGGTGAGCAGTCCGCGTGCCAGTGGGCTCCACGGGATGACGCCCACCCCCTGGTCCAGGCAGAGCGGGATCATCTCTCGTTCCTCCTCCCGGTACACGAGGTTGTAGTGGTTCTGCATCGACACGAACCTGGTCCAGCCGGCCGTCTGAGCAGTGTGCTGCGCTTTGGCGAACTGCCAGGCGTACATGCTGGAGGCCCCGATGTAGCGTGCCTTGCCGGCCCGCACCACGTCGTGCAGGGCCTCCATGGTCTCCTCGATCGGCGTCTCGTGGTCC includes:
- a CDS encoding aldo/keto reductase, whose amino-acid sequence is MRYLKLGSSGLQVSRICLGMMTYGDPSSWEWLLREDAAEPIVRRAVEAGVTFFDTADMYSGGTSEEITGRLLSKLFARRDDYVLATKVYFPTGPGPNDRGLSRKHVLAAIDASLTRLGTDYVDLYQIHRWDHETPIEETMEALHDVVRAGKARYIGASSMYAWQFAKAQHTAQTAGWTRFVSMQNHYNLVYREEEREMIPLCLDQGVGVIPWSPLARGLLTGSRHRDSRPRTVRSGSDRLADSMYEDADFDVVDVVRAVVGERGLPPAQLALAWLLGRPGVTAPIVGASKVGHLNDAIAAVEVSLSEEETARLEAPYRPHQIIGHS